The proteins below come from a single Zhouia spongiae genomic window:
- a CDS encoding sensor histidine kinase, protein MKVRDRITRNFTMLTSLLLISVFILIYFFAQKYTHNEFYLRLSKRATIASQFLFEEDELNATIYNEIRLKHLQILPEEKETVLKVDVIGKRLIDKNTFDLDDSFYRRAIEKGFAQYHYHPNEVFYYALLRKYKGAHFLIVLSAKDIYGEAKLTNLRKTLAICFMIGILLTYLFGRYYASKVINPISEMIRKVNKITATNLHMRLEENDSKDEMGQLASTFNNMLDRLETSFDLQSNFISSASHEFKNPLTAILGEIEITLNRDRSGEEYKNSLIKVEKEAIRLDILVNGLLKLAQTEFDDKGLIIEAVRIDELVIGVQRDFDNIHPESKINFDFSELPSDPDDLVVQGNKSLLSVAFNNIIDNAAKFSMNKGVVIKISARGENVVVTIIDEGVGIPPDELKNIFEPFFRASNVRGVKGFGVGLPLTYRIIKLHSGQLHITSEVNTGTRVEVVLPHQNQHIIVRK, encoded by the coding sequence ATGAAGGTTCGCGATAGAATAACACGAAACTTTACGATGCTTACCAGCTTGTTGCTTATTAGTGTGTTTATACTGATATACTTCTTTGCGCAAAAATATACTCATAATGAATTTTATCTGCGATTGAGTAAACGAGCTACCATAGCTTCGCAGTTTTTGTTTGAGGAAGATGAACTAAACGCTACCATTTACAACGAGATCAGACTTAAACATTTACAAATATTGCCGGAAGAAAAAGAAACGGTATTAAAAGTCGATGTAATTGGCAAGCGGTTAATCGACAAGAACACATTCGATCTGGATGATTCTTTTTATAGGCGGGCTATTGAAAAAGGTTTTGCACAATATCATTATCACCCCAATGAGGTCTTTTATTATGCCCTGTTAAGGAAATACAAGGGCGCACATTTTTTGATCGTCTTGAGCGCCAAGGATATTTACGGAGAGGCGAAACTGACCAATTTGCGTAAAACGCTGGCTATATGCTTCATGATAGGTATTTTACTTACCTATTTGTTTGGCAGGTACTATGCATCCAAAGTCATTAATCCCATATCTGAAATGATCCGTAAGGTGAATAAGATTACGGCAACGAACCTGCACATGCGGTTAGAGGAAAATGACAGTAAAGATGAAATGGGGCAGTTGGCATCTACCTTTAACAATATGCTCGACCGGCTGGAAACATCCTTCGATCTGCAAAGTAATTTTATCAGCAGTGCATCCCATGAGTTTAAGAACCCGTTGACGGCCATCCTGGGAGAAATAGAGATCACCCTTAACCGCGACAGGTCGGGAGAGGAATATAAGAATTCCCTGATCAAGGTTGAGAAGGAGGCTATTCGTCTGGATATACTGGTGAATGGTTTGTTGAAACTTGCACAAACCGAGTTTGACGATAAAGGGTTGATCATTGAAGCTGTCAGAATAGATGAACTTGTTATAGGGGTACAAAGGGACTTTGATAATATTCATCCGGAAAGTAAAATAAATTTTGACTTCTCGGAGCTTCCCTCAGATCCTGACGACCTGGTAGTGCAGGGCAATAAAAGCTTGTTGAGTGTAGCTTTTAATAATATTATAGACAATGCCGCTAAATTCTCTATGAATAAAGGGGTCGTGATTAAAATTTCGGCCAGAGGCGAGAATGTCGTTGTAACCATTATAGATGAAGGGGTTGGGATTCCCCCGGATGAACTCAAAAATATTTTCGAACCCTTTTTCAGGGCATCCAACGTTAGGGGGGTAAAGGGTTTTGGAGTAGGGTTGCCGCTTACTTACAGAATTATAAAACTTCATAGCGGACAATTACATATTACTTCAGAAGTAAATACAGGTACCAGGGTTGAGGTTGTCTTACCGCATCAGAATCAGCATATTATAGTGAGGAAATAA
- a CDS encoding DUF4369 domain-containing protein, with protein sequence MKKIFAPVFAAILLGACGKEKTNLHITGNIEGLKKGTLYLQKIDSSTFVKIDSMVIDGDAHFKFNTYIESPEMIYLSLEKADGIANNDLLEVFAEPGEMTINTTRNYFIAEAKVEGSESHNKLIEYKKMISKFTDLNLNYLKESLNASKKGDSVTFDSLQDLSEKNAKRRYLYTLNFILNNKDSYLAPYLALTETYNARLKYLDSINNTLTERVSNSKYGKELDDYIKTIREQEKQNDSIQE encoded by the coding sequence ATGAAAAAGATATTCGCACCTGTTTTTGCAGCCATTCTACTGGGGGCATGCGGCAAAGAAAAGACCAACCTGCATATAACCGGTAACATAGAAGGCCTGAAAAAAGGAACCCTGTATTTGCAGAAAATAGACAGCAGTACATTTGTAAAGATAGACTCCATGGTTATAGACGGCGATGCACATTTTAAATTTAACACCTATATCGAAAGCCCTGAAATGATATATCTATCGCTTGAAAAAGCTGACGGGATTGCGAACAATGATTTGCTGGAGGTCTTCGCCGAACCGGGAGAAATGACGATCAATACCACCCGTAATTATTTTATTGCCGAAGCAAAAGTTGAAGGATCCGAATCGCATAACAAGTTGATTGAGTACAAAAAAATGATCTCCAAATTCACCGATCTAAACCTCAATTACTTAAAAGAAAGCCTCAATGCCAGTAAGAAAGGTGACTCCGTTACCTTTGACTCTCTGCAAGACCTTTCGGAAAAGAATGCCAAAAGAAGATATTTGTACACATTAAATTTTATTCTTAACAATAAAGACTCGTACCTGGCACCATATCTGGCGCTTACTGAGACATACAACGCCCGTTTAAAATATTTAGACTCTATCAACAACACCCTTACAGAAAGAGTGTCCAATTCTAAGTATGGGAAAGAGTTAGACGATTATATTAAAACCATCCGAGAGCAGGAAAAACAAAACGATAGCATACAAGAGTAA
- a CDS encoding SulP family inorganic anion transporter, whose amino-acid sequence MKNLFGTYVKAAKYDIPSSIVVFLVALPLCLGIALASGAPLFAGLISGIVGGIVIGLLSKSSLSVSGPAAGLVVIVLNAVDSLGSYEAFLMAVVLAGVIQLALGFLKAGIIGLYFPSSVIKGMLAAIGLILILKQFPYLIGFTADAFGEMKFLQSDGSNTFSDFFAAFTHMEVGSLLIGIFSLLLMIFWDRPIIKNNGFLKRIPAGVLVVVMAIVINQLFGLLAPNLAIDPIHLVSLPIISEMESVKEVFTTPSFAILTNPAVYVTAFTLAIVASLETLLSVEAIDKLDPLKRRTPQNAELKAQGVGNIVSGLIGGLPITAVIVRSSANLDSGARTKMSAVYHGILLLVAVAIFPMVMNMIPLSALAAILIMVGFKLTKPSLYKAQFLLGKDRFIPFFVTVTCILFTDLLVGILIGMSVGIFYVLRANYKVPYFFKEVKEEKEKEKEPLIRIELSEHVSFLNKASLQLTFEHLPENREVLVDGSRTKEIDYDALEVIYNFKNTAHEKNIKVHFKDIPEFGKNGEIKQKPKLEVPHKRLVGNYKKSA is encoded by the coding sequence ATGAAGAATCTTTTTGGAACCTATGTAAAGGCAGCTAAGTACGACATTCCGTCGAGTATTGTTGTTTTCTTGGTAGCACTCCCATTGTGTTTGGGAATTGCATTAGCATCTGGAGCTCCTTTGTTTGCCGGATTAATTTCCGGTATCGTAGGAGGTATTGTTATCGGGTTGTTGAGTAAATCGAGCCTGAGTGTGAGTGGTCCTGCTGCAGGATTAGTGGTTATTGTATTAAATGCAGTAGATAGTCTTGGTAGCTATGAAGCTTTTTTAATGGCTGTGGTTTTGGCCGGCGTTATTCAGCTGGCATTAGGTTTTCTTAAGGCAGGTATAATAGGACTGTATTTTCCTTCATCGGTAATTAAAGGAATGTTAGCAGCTATCGGACTTATTTTAATCTTAAAACAGTTTCCTTATTTAATCGGTTTTACAGCTGATGCATTCGGAGAAATGAAGTTTTTACAATCAGATGGTAGTAATACATTTTCTGATTTCTTTGCGGCTTTCACACATATGGAAGTTGGAAGTTTGTTAATTGGTATTTTCTCGCTATTGCTGATGATATTCTGGGATAGACCAATAATTAAAAATAATGGATTCTTAAAAAGAATACCGGCAGGGGTTTTGGTAGTGGTTATGGCTATTGTTATCAATCAGTTGTTCGGATTATTAGCCCCTAATTTAGCCATCGATCCTATTCACCTGGTAAGCCTTCCTATAATTTCAGAGATGGAATCGGTTAAGGAGGTATTTACAACGCCAAGCTTTGCGATATTGACAAATCCTGCTGTTTATGTAACGGCGTTTACACTAGCCATTGTAGCGAGTTTAGAAACACTATTAAGTGTTGAAGCTATTGATAAGCTTGATCCATTAAAAAGAAGGACACCACAGAATGCAGAACTTAAAGCACAAGGGGTTGGTAATATAGTTTCAGGTTTAATCGGTGGTTTGCCAATTACAGCCGTAATTGTTAGAAGTTCAGCAAACCTTGATTCCGGAGCGAGAACCAAAATGTCAGCAGTATATCACGGTATTTTATTGTTGGTGGCTGTTGCTATTTTCCCTATGGTTATGAATATGATTCCTTTATCTGCGCTGGCTGCTATTCTTATCATGGTAGGGTTTAAGCTTACTAAACCGTCATTGTATAAGGCACAGTTCTTATTAGGAAAAGACAGGTTTATCCCTTTCTTTGTGACGGTGACATGTATTTTGTTTACGGATCTGCTGGTCGGGATCTTGATAGGGATGTCGGTTGGGATCTTCTACGTATTAAGAGCTAATTATAAAGTGCCTTATTTCTTTAAGGAAGTGAAAGAAGAAAAAGAAAAAGAAAAAGAACCGCTTATTAGGATTGAGCTCAGTGAGCATGTCTCTTTCCTGAACAAAGCAAGCTTACAGCTTACATTTGAGCACTTGCCGGAAAACAGGGAGGTTTTGGTCGACGGATCGAGAACTAAAGAGATAGATTATGACGCATTGGAAGTGATATATAATTTTAAGAATACGGCACACGAAAAGAATATTAAAGTTCATTTTAAAGACATTCCTGAGTTTGGTAAGAATGGAGAAATAAAGCAGAAACCAAAACTGGAAGTGCCTCACAAGAGATTGGTAGGGAATTACAAGAAGAGTGCATAA
- a CDS encoding response regulator transcription factor: MKNILVVEDEQNVAAFIKKGLEEEGYNVFLAYDGTTGLALLKQKKIDAAVLDIILPGVNGLEVVKEIRKMGFVEVPVVMLTALGTTENIVTGLDAGADDYLVKPFKFKELLARLRALSRRKNLSAETDQVLTISDLELDLDAKTVKREDREIKLTSTEYRLLEYFMTNKGRVLSRIDILESVWDIGFNMGTNVVDVYVNYLRNKIEKGFRSKLIHTVIGMGYIMKEDYEGSR; the protein is encoded by the coding sequence ATGAAAAACATTTTAGTAGTTGAAGACGAACAAAACGTGGCTGCCTTTATAAAAAAAGGATTGGAGGAAGAAGGCTATAACGTTTTTCTGGCATATGACGGTACTACGGGTTTGGCGTTGTTAAAACAAAAGAAAATAGATGCGGCGGTACTCGATATTATCCTGCCTGGAGTTAATGGCCTGGAGGTGGTTAAAGAAATCCGCAAAATGGGTTTTGTCGAAGTTCCGGTTGTAATGTTAACGGCGTTGGGAACAACCGAAAATATTGTTACCGGTTTAGATGCCGGAGCTGATGATTATCTGGTAAAGCCATTTAAGTTTAAAGAATTGCTGGCGAGGTTGAGGGCTTTATCGAGAAGAAAAAATCTTTCGGCCGAAACAGATCAGGTACTTACTATTTCGGACCTTGAGCTAGATCTGGATGCCAAAACGGTTAAACGGGAAGACAGGGAGATAAAACTTACCTCCACCGAATATCGCTTGCTTGAATATTTTATGACAAATAAAGGGCGGGTGCTGTCACGTATCGATATACTGGAAAGTGTTTGGGATATAGGTTTTAATATGGGAACCAATGTGGTGGACGTGTACGTAAATTATTTGCGTAATAAAATAGAAAAAGGCTTTAGGTCTAAACTGATACATACCGTTATTGGTATGGGGTATATAATGAAAGAAGATTATGAAGGTTCGCGATAG